Sequence from the Rutidosis leptorrhynchoides isolate AG116_Rl617_1_P2 chromosome 3, CSIRO_AGI_Rlap_v1, whole genome shotgun sequence genome:
ACAAACAAAATTAACAACAATTGGGCTTGGGTTGGGCTCTCTCGTACCTGCATCACTTAGGTAATAATCTTTTTGGAGGTTCAGAAACGGATCAAATGAAGTTTATTGATTCATTGAACAACTGCAGTAAATTAGATAGGTTGTTTCTGTAAAATTGCAATTTTGAAGGAGAGCTCCTCTCAAGTATAGGTAATCTTTCAAAGCAATTGACTTCTCTAAATTTATGAGTGAATAGATTATACGGATACCTGCCGTCAAGTATAGGTAATCTAGTTGGATTGACTCGGTTAGTTTTAGCTATTAATAGATTCACAGGAACAATTCCGTCTTCTATAGGAAAGCTTCAAAACTTACAATTTGCATTGTTGTATGAAAACCAATTTTCAGGGCCAATTCCCGATGCCATTGGGAACTTGTCAGGGATCAATAGACTTTCTTTAGACTCCAACAAACTCGAAGGGCCTATTCCATTAAGCCTAGGAAATTATTATCGTCTTGAGGCATTAGACCTCCATAACAATAAGCTAAGTGGCAACATACCGAAACAACTTCTTCAACTTTCATCTCTAACCATAGCTTAGATCTTTCTCAAAACAACATATTCGGTTCACTTCCGTCAGAGGTTGGAGACCTCAAGAAtttgatttattttttttaaatatatctcataataatctatcggGTGACATCCCTAGTAGTCTTGGTGGTTTCACTAGCCTTTCATACTTGTACATTAGCGACAACTTGTTTCAAGGTATGTTACCACCATCATTAAAATCTATGAGAGGTTTGGTGGAACTCGATCTTTCTCATAATAATTTATCAGGCCAAATTCCTCGATTCTTGGAAGTGTTTTCATTACAGGCATTGGACCTTTCATTTAACGATTTTGAGGGTGAAGTCCTAGTGAAAGGGGTGCTTGCCAATGCAAGTGAATTTTCTATCACTGGTAATATGAAGCTTTGTGGAGGCTTGGTAGAACTTGGGTTGCCTAAATGCAAGGCGAAGGAGAAAAAGTAATGTAGAAGGAGGTTTCCGGTATTTGCAATAATCTTAATTATTGCTTTCACGGTTCTAGTTGTGTCATGTGTTTTGTAtgttttgtttaaaaagaaaaggaagGGCCAACCATCTCAATCATCGACACATGAACGATTTTTGAAAGTTTCTTACGATCAACTTCTCAAGGCTACCGATGGCTTCTCTGAAGCCAATTTGATTGGCAAGGGTTGGACCAGCTCTGTTTATAAAGGAGTTCTTGAAAATGATGTTAGATTTGATGCGGTGAAAGTCTTGCATCTTCAAACTCAAGGAGCTCACAAAAACTTTATAAGAGAATATGAATCATGGCGGAGTATTCGACATAGGAATCTATTGAAGATAATAACTTCGTGCTCAACTGTTGACTTTCAAGGCAATGATTTCAAAGCTTTGGTTTATGAGTTCATGCCCAATAGAAGCTTACACGATTGGTTGCATTCAAGCGCACATGCACCATGAATAAACCTTCTTCAAAGAATAAATATTCTCATCGACGTTGCATCTGCACTTGATTATCTTCACAATAGTTGTGTATCAATCATTGTTCATTGCGACTTGAAGCCTAGCAACATTTTATTGGATGATGATATGGTGGCCCATGTTGGAGACTTTGGTTTAGCTCGATTTCTAGGAACAAGTTAAGACTTAAATAGCTCATATGGGGTGAAAGGAACAATTGGTTATGCACCTCCCGGTAAAGTTCTtgtattctcatatcttcgtatttAATATGCAATACTACAATTTTTTTAAAGTAATTGTTTTGCAGAGTATGGCCTTGGGAGTGAGATGACAAGTAGTGGAGTTGTCTATGGTTTTAGAATACTTCTGTTGGAGGTGATGACGGGAAAAATTCCGACAGACGATATCTTTAATGAAGGCCTTAGCCTTCATAGATTTGTTTCTATGGCTTTGTTAGACCATGCAATAACCGATGTGATCGATAAGGATGCAATTACTGTTAAAAGTACGAAAGCAAATGCATATAAAGTGGAGGAATGTTTGGCTTCAACTCTCAAGATTGGACTATCTTGCTCCACTGATTCTCCAACACGACGGATGAAAATTGAAAATGTTGTCCATGAATTGCACCATATTAGAGATGCCCTTTAGTAATATTGTCAAGTTGTTCCAAGTGCTTTTTATAGAATAGTTGGAGTCAAGTTGGTAGGCAAAGGACATGGGTTGCTGTTGGAGTTGCAGTCAAGGCTGAAGTTATAGAATTTGTCAAGTTGAAGGGTTTTTGGATTCACATTATTACTCCAGGGGGTAGACAGTAACTTTTTGCatatatataattgaagtaatgtacACTGTTCACGATTTTTGTATGCTTGCGTAATTTTCTCTTTGTTTTCTCTCAGTTGCGACTTTCATCCTGTATACACTATACCGAGATTAAGATTTTTCTTATATGAattttatcatatttataattgATGGATTCTAGTCTAAGTGTGTGATTGAGTATATTTTGTGGTGAGATCTTTTCGATATTGTCTTTGGATTTTAGCTGGTTATGGTTTATGGTATAATACATTTGATTCGATTGTGTGTTCTTATTCATATTTCTGATCGGTTGAAGGTTAGAATTATTTGTTAAGAATAAGAGTTTGATCTTTGTATTAAATTGAACAAGTTTGATACAGATTGTATTGAGTTCTTGATACATTTTTGAGTGTATTTATACACCAAACTTACAACAGTTATATCTATTCTAAGGGATGACTCCAAAATACTTTTGGAACCTCCTTTTTACAATTAGGGAAATGCAGCATGATTTGGCAGACTTGGATCCGTTAGGTTGGCTACTAGTTGTGATCTTGTGACTCTTTGTGGCTAAATGGGAAAGGATGAAAGTACCTTTCTGATCCCAAAGGTCAAATTACCTTAAATGGTAATTTGACATTGTGCCATTTTAATGCTGCAGTTTATCACTCCTCCTCAAGTTGAACAATGGGGTCTCCAATGTTCAACTTGTCAAGAATATCACTGAAGAGTCTTCTGTTGACAGATTTAGTAAGGATGTCGGCTAGCTGATCTTCTGATCGTATTGAAGGAAGAAAAATTATTTCACCATCTAACTTTTCCCTAATAAAATGTCGATCGATTTCAACATATTTAGTTCGGTCATGTTGAACAGGATTTTCTGAAATGGCGATGGTTGCTTCGTTGTCACATAAGATTTGAATGGCTTCATTTGGAGGGAATCCAATTTCGGTCAAAAGTTTTCGAATTCATAATGCTTCGACTACCCCTTTTTCTATCCCTCTAAATTCTGATTTGGTACTCGATAGAgagacaaccttttgtttcttgcttCTCCATGCAACCAAGTTTCCTCCGACGATTGTAAATAAACCTGATGTAGATCTTCGATCTTCTTTTTCTCCAGCCCAACTAGCATCTGTAAAAATCTGTGTTTTAAGGTGTCCATTCTTCTTGAATACAACCCCATGACTTGGTGTCCCTTTTAGACATTTGATGATCCTCATTGCGGCTTTTATATGATGAACTTGTGGTTTG
This genomic interval carries:
- the LOC139899736 gene encoding probable LRR receptor-like serine/threonine-protein kinase At3g47570, with protein sequence MRGLVELDLSHNNLSGQIPRFLEVFSLQALDLSFNDFEGEVLVKGVLANASEFSITGNMKLCGGLVELGLPKCKAKEKKKGQPSQSSTHERFLKVSYDQLLKATDGFSEANLIGKGWTSSVYKGVLENDVRFDAVKVLHLQTQGAHKNFIREYESWRSIRHRNLLKIITSCSTVDFQEYGLGSEMTSSGVVYGFRILLLEVMTGKIPTDDIFNEGLSLHRFVSMALLDHAITDVIDKDAITVKSTKANAYKVEECLASTLKIGLSCSTDSPTRRMKIENNSWSQVGRQRTWVAVGVAVKAEVIEFVKLKGFWIHIITPGGRHLSLLLKLNNGVSNVQLVKNITEESSVDRFSKDVG